The Acipenser ruthenus chromosome 37, fAciRut3.2 maternal haplotype, whole genome shotgun sequence genome has a window encoding:
- the LOC117397728 gene encoding uncharacterized protein C2orf42: MEGSPAAAAAVAVTPTTAPSTPSLSPRDRTKTPPFLSNLGKPTLRGIRKCPQCGVYNGTRGLSCKNQRCGAVFRDGAGRSSSNRRQQQQPQPSAEAVRVVTGSDPGSSSSSSPRLYSVRQRDRGPDYRGFVELGVDEAEIRTPGGGALLTQVSSGRCYVPACCRAATTTTGAAPESPCLHVKLATECRLEASPLTLKSSVLGSLQASQEAKQAIWQLATESSGPLVQRITRSIMVVKCKASELHPLGYLHASFSERGRGREGSRGPPEMRFQCSCQQAARGGAAGPRRGEEGGTAGRRCVHFYACLCAFASDHKLQQEFSGFINGDADGLPINPESLLLYPSAASPHSEPCVPAKSKKIKGEGATAVSIPLITVRDGGSAGLRRPAPRKQVVSSALKRAGSNVPVDEAHVTLSFHQWLASVTERIHQTMHFQFDGKPEPLVFHIPQSFFEALQQRISAGNKKRLPNSTTAFVRRDALPLGSFSKYSWHVHNILQVKQIFDTPEVPLEVTQSFVKNSDGSFELFRCPPVRMEPVGDAVSGRSDRQPAIRPLELKTFLRVGNTAPDQKEPTPFIIEWIPDILPRSKVGELRLRFEYGHLHNGHVENTEQPSGPEQGLGLCPSDTSTH, translated from the exons ATGGAGGGCAGCCctgcggcagcagcagcagtagcagtgaCCCCAACGACAGCACCCAGCACCCCCTCCCTGAGCCCGCGGGATCGCACCAAGACCCCCCCCTTCCTGTCGAACCTGGGAAAGCCCACCCTGCGCGGGATCCGGAAGTGCCCCCAGTGTGGCGTTTACAACGGGACCCGGGGGCTGAGCTGTAAGAACCAGAG GTGCGGGGCGGTATTCCGCGATGGGGCCGGGCGCAGCAGCAGCAACCGacgccagcagcagcagccccagcCGAGCGCGGAGGCCGTGAGGGTTGTGACAGGCTCAGACccgggctcctcctcctcctcctcgccgCGCCTCTACTCCGTGCGCCAGCGGGACCGCGGCCCGGATTACAGGGGCTTCGTGGAGCTAGGGGTGGATGAAGCTGAGATCAGGACCCCCGGGGGAGGGGCCCTGCTCACCCAGGTCAGCTCTGGCCGCTGCTACGTCCCCGCCTGCTGCCGGgcagccaccaccaccaccgggGCGGCGCCGGAGAGCCCCTGCCTCCACGTGAAGCTGGCCACGGAATGCCGGCTGGAAGCCTCGCCGCTGACTCTCAAGAGCTCCGTGCTGGGCTCCCTTCAGGCCTCCCAGGAGGCGAAGCAGGCGATCTGGCAGCTGGCCACGGAGTCGTCCGGCCCCCTGGTGCAGCGGATCACCAGGAGCATCATGGTGGTGAAATGCAAGGCCAGCGAGCTGCACCCGCTGGGCTACCTGCATGCCTCCTTTAGCGAGCGCGGGAGGGGCCGGGAGGGGTCGCGGGGCCCCCCGGAGATGAGGTTCCAGTGCTCCTGCCAGCAGGCTGCACGAGGGGGGGCGGCTGGTccgaggagaggggaggagggaggaacaGCGGGACGGAGGTGCGTCCACTTCTACGCCTGCCTGTGCGCCTTCGCCAGCGACCACAAGCTGCAGCAGGAGTTCAGCGGATTTATTAACGGTGACGCCGACG GTCTGCCGATAAACCCTGAGTCTCTCCTGCTCTACCCCTCTGCTGCCTCTCCTCATAGTGAGCCCTGCGTACCAGCAAAATCCAAGAAGATCAAGGGAGAAGGCGCCACAGCAG TGAGCATCCCTCTGATCACAGTGAGAGACGGGGGGAGCGCTGGCTTGAGGAGACCTGCACCCAGGAAACAGGTCGTTTCCTCTGCACTCAAGCGAGCAG GAAGTAATGTTCCGGTAGACGAAGCCCATGTGACCCTGTCTTTCCACCAATGGCTGGCCAGCGTGACGGAGCGAATCCACCAGACCATGCATTTCCAGTTCGATG GCAAGCCGGAGCCCCTGGTGTTCCACATCCCGCAGAGTTTCTTCGAAGCGCTGCAGCAAAGGATTTCCGCGGGAAACAAAAAGAGACTCCCCAACTCCACCACAG CGTTCGTCAGGAGGGACGCCCTTCCCCTGGGAAGcttctccaagtacagctggcaCGTCCACAACATCCTGCAGGTGAAGCAGATCTTCGACACGCCGGAG GTACCACTGGAGGTGACTCAGAGCTTCGTGAAGAATAGCGACGGCTCCTTCGAGCTGTTCCGATGTCCGCCGGTCCGAATGGAGCCCGTTGGGGATGCGGTGTCCGGCCGCTCGGACCGGCAGCCAGCAATCCGACCGCTGGAGCTGAAGACCTTCCTCCGCGTGG GGAACACGGCTCCGGACCAGAAGGAGCCGACCCCATTCATCATCGAGTGGATCCCCGACATCCTGCCAAGGTCGAAGGTCGGGGAGCTACGGCTCCGCTTCGAGTACGGACACCTGCACAACGGACATGTGGAAAACACGGAGCAGCCATCCGGACCGGAGCAGGGGCTGGGGCTGTGCCCCTCCGACACCagcacacactga
- the LOC117962572 gene encoding cytotoxic granule associated RNA binding protein TIA1-like isoform X4 produces the protein MATGKSKGYGFVSFFNKWDAENAIQQMGGQWLGGRQIRTNWATRKPPAPKATYDTANAKQLSFEDVVNQSSPSNCTVYCGGVTSGLTEQLMRQTFSPFGQIMEIRVFPDKGYSFVRFNSHEGAAHAIVSVNGTSVDGHVVKCYWGKETPDMMSPMQQQQQQQPPQQQPPQQVQQNKVGFAAAQPYGQWGQWYGNAQQIGQYVPNGWQVPAYGMYGQAWNQQGFNRSQSPAAWMGANFTVYPAQTPQGHLVAKRAGFQTQ, from the exons ATGGCTACAGGGAAGTCAAAAGGCTATGGCTTCGTCTCTTTCTTCAACAAATGG GATGCAGAGAACGCCATTCAGCAAATGGGGGGCCAGTGGCTTGGAGGCAGGCAGATCAGAACTAACTGGGCTACAAGAAAGCCCCCTGCTCCTAAAGCTACTTACGACA CTGCGAATGCCAAACAGTTGTCCTTTGAGGATGTCGTGAACCAGTCCAGCCCGAGCAACTGCACTGTGTACTGTGGAGGAGTCACATCAGGACTTACAG AGCAACTGATGAGACAGACGTTCTCTCCTTTTGGACAGATCATGGAGATTAGAGTTTTCCCAGATAAGGGATATTCTTTTGTGAg GTTCAACTCCCACGAGGGGGCTGCCCACGCCATCGTGTCCGTCAACGGGACGTCGGTAGATGGTCACGTGGTGAAGTGCTACTGGGGGAAGGAGACTCCAGACATGATGAGCccaatgcagcagcagcagcagcagcagccaccgcAGCAGCAGCCTCCGCAGCAAGTGCAG CAAAACAAAGTTGGGTTTGCAGCAGCGCAGCCCTACGGCCAGTGGGGCCAGTGGTATGGGAACGCCCAGCAGATTGGCCAGTATGTGCCCAACGGCTGGCAAGTGCCTGCGTATGGAATGTATGGGCAAGCATGGAACCAACAGGGTTTCAA TCGATCCCAATCCCCTGCTGCATGGATGGGTGCAAACTTCACTGTTTATCCTGCTCAGACACCACAAGGCCATCTCGTAGCTAAGAGAGCCGGATTTCAAACccagtga